CTCAAAATCATCCggtcattaaaaattttcaaaaatttgtggATGGTTGTCTTGGTAATGACAAGACATACCCAATACAACTCCCCATTTCACTATTTGGTGTCGaatttcaaacatatatatcTAGAGAGGATTGTGAAtacattatttcatctttagaGGTGTCATCAAACTGCATCTCCTTCTATTTATGGTGTGcaccttttattttcatttgtttttattttttaatatgagttgCCCATGTTGAACGAGATTGGATATGactaatgataattttcttttggtgttttgatacaaTAATAGGCGCATGCATGATCAACTACATATTGCCAAAAAGGAATcacaatttatatttgttaatcctTTTACAATATCACGAGCAGGCTTTAGTACTCCTCAAACAGAGAAAAGAGCACAATTATTGTCAAAACGCTTAATAGAGTGCCAAGAtgctaaatatgttttcataccCTACAACCCCGAGTAAGTGACgaatattatactttaatttgaggttttatgattgatttatatttctaattagatgctacttttgtttttaatgttttagctttcattgggtcttggtAGTGCTTGagccaaggaaaatgatagtcCACTATCTTGACCCTATAAATCACAAACGATGTGAGGACTTAAAGGATATCGTAAACATGTAAgttcttcctattatttttcatagtattattttaaaataaaaaaaaatacattcacctcaaacacattttttttattatttatatatactaagacatataacatttacctattttaaaaatgtacccATTGAACTTATTTATATAGGGTTCTTCGAATAtctgcaaagaaaacatctaagagGGAGCCATCTTAGCAACTAGTGCAGGTGACATccaaaaatttttctttacacaTTTGCTTATACATTTGCACCATTTATATATGTGACtactaatgttattttataattgattgattagtgTCCAAGACAAGAAGGAGGGTTCGAATGTGgctactttgttatgagattcattaaagagataattttttatcctacaatTATTGTTTCAAAGGTATTacttatttaatgaattgtacatagttttaggcttccaaatgttatgcattttaatgttattttcttatttgatttcagtttggtgataaaaaaacatattctcaagtagaattcgatgaaattagaggagaatgggctacttttgtgctacaactaatcatgaatcatgttgatgcatcatgatcaccatgcatggtgagtcccttagcTACTACATGAATTTTTCCATAGGTATTGTATAGTATTGCTTATTCTTtgaataatgtttttatttgaaaaaaaaaaatttcttagatttgttcatttatgataacatcgatccatgtttattttcttcaataaaaatctctaaaactcattaaattatgaaatgcaggtatacactcttgggatggtgaaatggagaataaaaagaaagaagacgacaacaagattttgggtttttaaatgcaacTCTTATGTCATACGTTGTAGGACATAAACATTACTTTAATTGCAACtgagaaatttagatttttagatgagacttttatgttattttacaGTTAGCCGGTTTTATGCTTATGAAATGGAGGTATACATGAATATTGGGATCTTTAACATTaataaatcatgttttggtatgtattcactcttcttttttagttttgatgggtTTGATATGTTGGACATACTATccttttgtgaacatttgatatacaaatattattagatgatcaatgtattatgagttattccagaaacattacagaaaaatgagttaaatataatatgattgttatatttatggacaaaatataaacaggttaatcttattaattcataagcattacaaaaatcaacaacTAAAACCAATCATATCTTCTacaataatttacaatgatgtgacaccataactcaaaagtgatgcatttaatgtgacatcataactcaaagatgataTATTAAATGTGACACCTTATCATCActagaaatatatggtgtcacttccgaataggtcaccatttatctactttggtgtcacttccaaatacgtcaccaattggtaccctctatggtgtcagtggagaaggtgacgctatgttgtagtgacaccctatgtttatggtgactcgttataaatgtcaccatatacctttttccttgtagtgtaCTATCAAACATGCTCTAAATATAGGATATAATTGTACCTTTTGTTACATTGACGCAAGGATGCGAGCTCGtcaaaaattagaaatagtTACTTCGAATTCGAGGATGATGTGcaattgaatataatttataGGGTATATTGATTGTAAACAACTTCTTCACATTGTTTTCATTTCGAGGGTAAGAAATGTAAATGGGATATTTGTGATCCATTAATGACATTTTCAATGGTATTTAACTAGAGATTATGGGTAGCTTGGGGTACTATCATGTTAACCACaccaaaatatttcattaaaaatacaattttcatgagaagTTGGACATAAGGTTTATGTTGCATGagttttttacaacaaaataatgttaaatataagGAAGACAACAAATGAGATATCGGAGTTAATTAAAAAACCATTATGCACATGGTAAGAAATTTATATCcatctttattaaaaatgactaatacaaaagagaaaaatcaaatgaagtGTTTGTCATATGTTATATAACAATATTGGACATTccatattaaatttgttttgtgcAAAAACATCTCCTCAAGGTAATTGATTATTTACTTTGGATtatctttagtattttttttttaattcacaaaaaaaaaatagtatagtGGTTCTTTTAACTCAACATCATCacctataaataataaatttatatttgaagaTTTAATATACTATTTGTGGAAGGTACTTTCAAGTAAATGATGGAAACATCCTTCCAATTTTGGTTCATTAATGGtttgaaaaaattcaagaaattaaaatacaaatctTATGATGTCACTTGTTTGTGATTTTGCATCTTTATTCAAagatcttattttattttcaaaatatcacaGAGAAACTCTCCTATTGTTTGATATATCTTGACATCCAACTTTAGTCTTCTATcgaaatagatttttttatggTAAACACATTAGTGCATATAGTTACATATCGGATAAGATCtataaaaaatcatgatatTAAATAGTTATGATTTTGTCAAACTACTATGTTATTGAATTCTCAATCTTATGAGATAGTGTTAAGGTCTTTAGTGACTTTAACTTACGATTGAGATATTAAGGTGGTTATATATTCTATGGATTAAATCAGTATTAATTAAGGTATGTAACAACAAGTATTGTCAagataggcaccatgatatctcatggatttgAGATAGTGTATCATTTTCGATGATACTGAAGACTTGTGATGATGAAATATATGGTTATggtaattcctttaatggaaattgatatatgttttTTGTGAGGTAAAACATGTCAAGTAATCACATAATAGGAAGATCTAAAACTTAAGGATGATAAAGGTAATATTGAGAAGTTGATAGTTTTCACATTGTTAGATTATAAACACTAATTTATGAAAAGCTTTCATGTATTGGATAGTAAGTTACAAACCCAAAAAGTTGATTAAATTGTCTCAATATAACATCATAGGATACCAAAGTGGaattaactatttttaagaaaatattgagtcaactttagaattagattctaaAAGAGTTAGTATCGCGCTATCAATCCTATTGGTACAAAGTCGTGAGGTTTTATGAAAAGTTAATCATTTATATGTAAAATGATGTTTTTGTAAAAACGCATGGTTGTACaagaatttatgattaattattttgagttttttggattaaactaattaattaattggaatatattaggattaattaattaattgggaTCTAGTGAACTGGATTAAGTAACTTAAGTCTAAGTTGGGCCAAACTCACTTAAGCTCCAAAAAGagtctatataaaccccttgGCTTTTAGGTAGACTCTAACTTTCAAACTAGTAGTCTTCCAAAAACCTTAGCCTCCCCCCTATCCTCCGCTCTTATGAAGGTGTGTAGTTACTCTATGTATGCGTTAAGAATTAAAGACCAAGCCATCTAGTGGAAGATcatgaggtttttttttagaTCCTTGCATTGATTGGCGgatcttttaatttataaataattaaaaatcaacattattttctatttttaattataaataaagaaaaattatgttcaaaaactattttaaaaaatactttctaaaaaaatggtaatatgatatatattttttatattttctttttgaaaaaacatttaattaaaaaatgaaaactatttttaaaaataaaaattgaaagccttgtttactactattttttatatgaaaaaagaattaaatttcatttattatccatttttattttttccattagttattttaataataaaataaaaaaaatatagtatgtttacaattaaacaaagaaattgatcaattatgtgttttttgtgggactatcttttacatgaaaaacaattaaataactaaattatatatatatttattactctttttaattttattttctttatttattttttgtctaatagaaaattgtaatatatccataattaacaaaataataaatcaattgtgcacattttaatctattaaaataaattagtttctaatttaaataaataaaatgaaataagtaaataaatttgggattatttctattatttaacatatcttatatcaatattttttatggttaaataaaatttttatttttttctttaattccaaaaataaataaataaataaataaataaatttggtattttctaactgatcttatatttatatttcttatggttaaataaattttttattcttttttctttatttccaaaaataaaaggaaataaataaataaacttgacttaaataatagtttttaagtaatttctttgtcttatttttaattagattttgcattgaaaataaaataaaataacgttttgtttgttttaattattttaaatgtcaaattATTGGGAACATAGTTTACACACTcatgtaaatataatttatacatatatatgaaatttataccattatacaaggttattacactaattgtacaaggggtgTACAAAACTGTacattttgaacatttttttttttcttgtcatctaaggattacacgttctcctaccacaaattcttttatttcatgtactttatttaacttgcATATAACAATTTAAATACTTACCTTAATAGTGATGTTTAgagaaaaaatttgtttttacgttttatatcattttttaaattaaaccattggaaacatggttcacacatcatatgtggcacataatgtatgcatatggatgaaatttgcaccattgtacaaggatgttatactaactgtacaaggtaaATGTTCAATTGGACAAGACAAATGTTTTAACTGTACAAAACAAATGTTCTAACTATATAAGGGGTATACAAGGCTAtcctttgtgaaagattttaatcaattttggacaacttttttttttttgtcttgtcatATAAGGATTGCACACTCTTAAGGTACACATTCCTCTATTACATACTCAtcttatgcactttatttaattcgCACATAATAATTCGAATACTTATCCCATTAAtgatgtttgagagaaaattttgtttttccatcttccactattttttgaaacaaaccaatgaaaacatggttaacctacctatggttacacattgagtagGGGGTATATGGAATTTGAGTCATTGTACAatgcatttacactaagtgtacatgataaatatactaattgtacaagggtgtacaagactattatttgtaaaggattttaagtgattctaaaaaatttatttgtttatttcccctaaCCGAGGATAAATGACATTCTTTACACATATTGATTAagcatacattcatctcatacactttatctaacttgtatatgaTCATTTAAATAGGTATctcacttatgatgattgtaaaacaaaattatacaacaatttttcttcttttttaaaatcaaaccaatgcaaacatggttaaccgacCTATTGTCATatattcatgagatgatgtatgaaatttgagttattgtacaaaGGTAtcacactaactgtacaagacaaatttactaattgtacaagggtgtacaagactactttttgttaaggatttcaagtgattttgaaaaactttcccattttttttccactcaaagattttttccccactcaaattctctcactcaagaattgtttcgaattttatttttaaatttcatcattaaaattttgtaattgcatattttgtttttgtagttttagcaatgttctttctttccactattttttttttttttttgtaaaattttatccaaatgaatctctatttaaaattataatcatatttatcaaattttttactaagattatctttaattcttttaatatatttatactcatttatttaaaaaatgaaaattaattttttttttttgtaaacatgttctattacctttcaagtaaaaaattagataagtttgaaagtcaataaaaaaattaaatactactttcaataatttttagataaaattttatataatatattttatttgaaatttaatttctaaagtttaactaaaaaattgtattgacaattttcctgttgtgagtcaaaatactttgcattagtctatctagataaaaaaaattattaacataatcttagaacttcatatcttagttatttttttcaataaatttatctttttaaaaattttaaaataaaaacattaaaaattaaaaagctaaaaggatatatataataaagtgaagtgatagttaattttaaatttttttaaaatatggttaatttagaaaatataaaaaataattaaaaataagagaaaaatataaatgaaagggtaatataaatttaaaataaaaaatgaaaattaaactaaaagataaataaaaaaaatatttggatgaaaaatcccaaaatttttatcattgcttataataagagcaaaaagattcaatatctttaaaaatgaaaaacaaaaaaatattattgctttttatttgacataaaatagaaatatagattggaagaaaaataaataaaaaattagaaatgagtaatacttaatagggaatagaaaagggaaaaaaaatacaaaaaatttgaaattcacaGTCACTTGTGCCTATGTtagggttaagggtattttaaggattaatgaaatataatatcctccatcttaatttttatactttgtttgggtattgggcttaaatatgcatgatatatggaccaaatgttaatttttggactcagttgggcccaaaacacaattctccctaaaaaaaaaatatgaattttaatgaAGAGCAAGTTCACCAATTTCATATATGATGATATACACTTTTTGTTGGTGAAATAGTCAATGAATTGTACTTCATTACCATTTTGATCGTGTCTATTGTAATCAACATTTTAGTATAAGAGCAAGTTTCTATGTGATGAATTTTTTTGGTATAATTTCACTGCAACTATGTTTGGTATGCGGGAATGAGGTCAGGAATGAtcatcttattcattttctcattcatttatttatttgaataatttaagTGATGATAAGAATGAAGTCagtaggaatggcaacggggcgggttcgggacgggtcgtccccatcccaaccccgccccatttattaaaaataattcccatccccgtcccgtttaaaaaattaaacggggcggggcggggcggggcgggtatggaAATTCCCCGTacccggcccggcccggcccgtttAGTTTTTTTCAACATACACCATTGGGAATCGTATTGATGGTACACCACGGATCTGAGCTGAGACTGTAGTGATGGTGAGCGGCTCTGTTCTGTACCAAAAGAACTGGTTCAGAAACGAGAGGAGCACGCACGAGACCGTTCCAAGAACCACATTCGGAAGGTGAGCACCGGCAGAGAAGGGTCGTCTGTGGTGGGCACGGTCAGAGCCACCTGTTTGATCGGTGAGTTCTCTTCATCTAGGTCAGGTTTCAGCGAAGAAGACGATGGCTCCAAGCTCGAATCACCGCCCTTCGATACTGCAGAAAACAGAGAGATAGAGAATGTTAACTATCTTTTGCAAAtatgtgaagaagaagaagaagaacagagGACTTACTAAGAGGGAAGGTGATTTCGtttaatttttgggattgaatcATGACCTGAGAATCTGATGGAATTGTTATGGTTCCGGGGTGGACTTGTGCATTTTTGATCCTGGATCCTCATGTTCTTGGCTTGAAAAGtagttttggttttctttgttcctgatcttgtttcatttttcaatcTGGGTGTTTTTGTTGTTCGGTCTTCACTCCAATCCTTGCTTTTGTCATTTTGATGAAGTTCTGTTTGAGTTCATTGCTCAATCTGTTatctttatgtttatttttaatttttttttcctgtaatTTGATTATGGGTTGCTCTGAAAGCAGATGTATAGTTGAAGAATGAAACAAATCATATTGTACCAGggaattttatatgtaaacggggcggggcggggcgggatgGGGTAATACCCgaacccgtcccaaacccgccccgggttttaaaaaaaatcccatgcccgtcccaaacccgtttattaaatttaaaccccgtcccattaggggcggggcggggcgggtacccgaaaaaacccgccccgttgccatccctagaAGTCAgtaatgataacaaaacaaataaaatttcatataaaagtGGATTTCAGTTCATTCTTAGAATGAAGGTATTTTGATTCCTTTatacaagttattttttaaaaacactttttaaacatttaaaaaaccaaaaacttttttggatgagttgtttataaaaatcattattattttgattttttaataaacaaattataaatttaatttatataatataaaataaatttaattcaagtcttattaatttttttaattacaaataaatttaaaaatatttttaataaaatattaatagtaatattataataaaatcataaattatatatttataataaatattataaaaaatatggatattaacatcttataaaagcataattgatttattttgttaaaaataaataataataataatttaaaattaataatggttaatactatttttaaaaattattaaacttattatttttaaaaaattgtttctcaataacaacaatcaaacaatagtattaatttttttttaaatgtttttaaatcataagcTAAAATAGGtttattatttagcaaaaaaaagtttttttaaaaattattttaaactatatataatgtgggagtttttttttttgaatgaaaataaaatattattttcattcaactatatatataaatattattttcaatttattttcccccttttttttaacTCTGATTCCTGTTGTTTTGTTACTTAATATTGAAACcgaaataaataatcattttaatcttatatttttatatacatccaAATACAAGAGTTTGGGGACCAAAAGCTGATATTTAGAGTTGTGGCTTCCCCATTTCAGAGCGGTTATGGGTCACGTTCCTAAACTATACGGAATGGTATTATGGGTGTGTAACAAATAACATTAGAATTAccaaattaattcatatttaagaaaaaatacgTATGAAAATCTCATTCCTTATTCTCATATATCAAACATGACCCGCATGTATTGATTATTCTAAGAATTATTTATTCCTCAACTTGGATGGGTATCGGGAAGTCTAATTTGAAGAATCAATCCAGTGATGATAGTTGAAGAAGCTAAAGGATTAACTTATATTAGTTTGTTGTGATATGGATATGAAAGCTTGTGGTAGACAGATGGTGTAATTTTTCAACGTCTCTTGCAAATTTAGGCTGAAGTCAAGCTTAGACTTGacatcattttattaaatattccaCAAAGCTATTCGCTTCATGTTTATTTCTCTTGGTGAAAAGATCTCTTACTAATAATAAGAGTAGTGATTTAATCACCACAGTCCACGAACTGGTAGTTGACTGTAAGGTGACCTTGGGCATAGCCAACCCCATTAGTGTCCAGTTGGTTGAATACTGCGACATCCAAATCCAGTCCTCCATTGCTGCATTGATCCACAATTCTCACTGTTGCTTGTGTCCCCGTGGCAGTATTTGTGACCTGCAAATATGCCCAGTTCACATAAAGTCGctgtcaaaattaaaatttgtaggataaaaataaaattgttgactaaataaatatttgccAAAGATATTGTAGTTTGAATTACCGGCTTTAATTActaatatcttctttttttcaaagaaattactAGAGTTTCTTGCTACTGGACCCTCAAAATTCAGGATACCAAGATGAATTTGATCGGAAAACAAATAACAGAGGTATGGAGAAGCTCAAACACTTCGAGAAAGAATGATTAGATTAAGCAATCATGGTACTATTTATAAACAAGTTTAGAatgtgtttgacagtaattttaaaaaatatctaacacttcaaaatttttatttttcaagtattaaaaatattagtaatatttcttaaattcatTGTTAAACACTCTTAATGATAAAGGATAAAGATTTCAAAACCCGCATTCAACCATGTAGTCTGCTTTTGATCTAAAGGAGCCTCAGGATTTTAAAATGCATGTACAATATTAAAAGAAGCTCGTACTTATTCAACGAGGGATATCacatttttcaacaaaatgttaagaaaaaacaaacatacaTAAGAAATTGAGGAACCGGTTTCATATGATAAATCTTACCTTCAAGCACTTGCCACAGGCAGCTTGGCCAGTAGGGCCAGCAGGTCCACAAAAAGCAGTCCACCCATACTTGCTGCGCCATGCCAAGGACTTGTTGGCATCCCAAGTGGCGCAGTAGGCGCTCACTGCATTCAAATCCCATCCATGTTGCGCCGGATTGTAGTAATGGTAAGTAGCCCTCACGTTACTTGCACTAGCACCTGTGCCGCCGCCACCACTGCTACCTCCGCCGGATTGGCAGTTACTTTGACAGCTTTGGGATGGAGAACAGTACTCAGCCGTTGTTCCGCAGTAGCCATACTGACTGCAGCAGAGGTTGTTGGCACAAGTCCGGCCACCGGCCTGGCGGCCGCACTGTTGGGCTGTGGCACAAGCCAGTAAAGATAGCAGCACCGCCACCATGTATATGATTTTCCCCTCCATTTTGGTTGTATGATTTTTGGTGTATCAGCACTGAGTTTATATGGAAGTGGCTTGTGGTTTGGAAAGGATGTGAGGTAGAGGTTATGgaattcaatttgaatttcataTCCATGAGTTGACTGTAATAGGGACGAGTtagtggggggggggggaacAACCCACTTGGGTGGATGGAATAAAACCTTCTGGATAAGCTGATTAAGACATCCAATGGACTTGAGATACTATTTGTTGAATGTCAAAATGAGAACTAACATCCTTTTTTAAAGCtgaaaaagtattaaaaaatgatttctttttaattttattataaaaatacaaaagaaaataaaatataattaaaattaattaaaaatttatatatttttaaattatttaatttttatataataaattataaagaaattttattaattttagatcTATTTTTAACCTTTCTTCCACTTTTCATGAtagtttctttcaatttttttgattttttttaaatcaaacatatttttaagaaGCAAAAAATCATTAGAttgaaatttataattaaaattaatttgaaacatatatattttaaaattatttaatttttatataaagaattaaaataagttacattaacatataaattttttattaattttaaatctattttttaattatttatttatttatttgttttttatctttcacTTTGCCTAgcatttctcttaattttatttttgggaatcaaacatcCAAGAAGCAGAGAAAATGGGGATaagatttgaggaaaaaaaatcattaggtTGAAATTTGTGTgtgtggtatttttttttttttttttttttttttaatctatcaaatatgaaattgagTGAGTGGAAGAGGCAGCGGTCAAAATGGGCAACTAAAATGTGTTGTCATAAAGTAAGACTTATCTCCACTACCGATGCTCTAGACATGTACATTTATTGATTCATTGATTATACATGTCATAactatgtgtggaccccgcatttcggctcatgtgtttcccactcgatggcgagctcgatttttgtttgaaaatttgattttatttgattatgaaaactaactaggagtcgccacttatttttgttttatttttaaaagggtaaacaa
Above is a genomic segment from Vitis riparia cultivar Riparia Gloire de Montpellier isolate 1030 chromosome 14, EGFV_Vit.rip_1.0, whole genome shotgun sequence containing:
- the LOC117930930 gene encoding pathogenesis-related protein PR-4-like, with the translated sequence MEGKIIYMVAVLLSLLACATAQQCGRQAGGRTCANNLCCSQYGYCGTTAEYCSPSQSCQSNCQSGGGSSGGGGTGASASNVRATYHYYNPAQHGWDLNAVSAYCATWDANKSLAWRSKYGWTAFCGPAGPTGQAACGKCLKVTNTATGTQATVRIVDQCSNGGLDLDVAVFNQLDTNGVGYAQGHLTVNYQFVDCGD